The DNA region GAAGGCGTTGCCGGTGGTGCGTCGGGCGACGAGTTCGCCGATGGCGGCTAGGCGGTGGGCGGCGGCGGTGGCTTCCATTCGGGACCAGCGGGTGATGGTCTCGACGAGGGCGGCGTCGTCGAGACCGGCCAGTTCGGTCGGTCCCGCCAACGATGTATCGAACATGTGTTCGAGTATAGCGGGGCCGACCGACAGGTTCAGGTGCCCGCGGTCTTGAGGTTGCGGTCCAGGAATTCCAGCTGGTCGGCGACCACCCGCTCGAAGGCGTCGCCGACGTAGATGTCGAAGTGACCCTCCGGGTATCGCTTGACGGTGCCGCGGGGCGCCTGCGCCGCGTAGCGCAGGGTGGGCCCCGGCGGCGCCACCGAATCGTCGTCGCAGACACAGAACAGGATCGGGCAACTGACCTTGGCCGCCTGCCGTCCGGGCCGGTAGGCCAAGATCTTCATCCCGAACCGGGCGGCGACCTCGTTGCGCAGGGTCTGGCCGTCGGGAACCAGGTTCAGGTAGCCCGGGTAGGAATCCGGCGTGCTCATCAACGCCACCTCACCCGGGCGGCCGGCCGTCGCCACCATCACCGGCGGGTTGCCCAGCCGGGCCGCAGCCAGATCCCGCATCGCCAGCAGGCTGATCTTCGCGGTGGTCAGCGGCGGAATGGTGCGGGCCGAGGCGATCCCGTCGGTGAACGGGCACTGCGCCACCACCGCGGCGACCGGCAGCCGGGCGGCCGTGGCGATGACGTGCCCCCCGCCGAACGAGGTACCCCAGAGCCCGATCCGGTTGCGGTCGATCCCGGCCAGGGTGTGCGCGTAATCGACCGCGGCACCCCAGTCTGCGAGCTGCATGTTCACGTCCAGCAACTGGCGGGGAGCGCCGCCGCTGTCCCCGAAATTGCGGTAGTCGAAGACCAGGCAGGCGTAGCCGGCGGCGGCGAACCGCTCGGCGTAGGCGTCCAGTCGCATGGTGCGCACCGCGCCCAGGCCGTGCGCCATGACCAACAGGGGAGCACCGGACGGGTCGGATTCGTCGGGCCGGTACAGCCAGGCGCTGACGGTGTCCGCGCCGGATCGGAAGGAGACGTCTTCGCGGGTAGTCATGCCTAAAGGTAGCGCGGGGTGTGATAGACCGGGCGTCGTGACCGCGGTGACCGCGAGCTTTCTCCAAGCCCTGACCGACGTGGTGGGAACCGGCCATGTGACCGACGATCCCGACGTGCTGGCCGCCCGCAGCGTCGACCACACCGGCCGCTACCGGGGCCGGGCCGTCGCCCTGGCGCGCCCCGGTTGCCCCGAGGACGTCGCCGCGGTCCTGCGGCTCTGCCGCGACGCCGGCGTGCACGTCACCGTCCAGGGCGGGCGCACCTCGCTGGTGGCCGGCACCGTCCCCGAACACGACGACGTGCTGCTGTCCACCGAGCGGCTCAACACCGTCGGCGAGGTCGACACCGTCGAACGCCGGGTGCGGGTGGGTGCGGGTGCGACGCTGGCGGCGGTGCAGGACGCGGCGACGCGGGCCGGGCTGGTCTTCGGCGTCGATCTGACCGCGCGTGACACCGCGACCGTGGGCGGGATGGCTTCCACCAACGCCGGCGGCCTGTACACCGTGCACTACGGCAACATGGGCGAACAGGTGCTGGGCCTGCAGGTGGCCCTGCCGGACGGCTCGCTGCTGGACCGGCACAGCATGGTGCGCGCCGACAACACCGGATATGACCTGCCGGCACTGTTCGTCGGCGCCGAAGGCACCCTGGGCGTCATCACCGCGCTGGACCTGCGGTTGCATCCGCGCCCCGCGCACCGGATCACCGCGATCTGCGGTTTCACCGACCTTGACGCCCTGGTCGAGGCCGCCCGCGTCTTCCGCGACCTGGACGGCATCGGCACACTCGAGCTGCTCGATACTCGGGTCGCCGTGCTCACCGCCGAGCGACTCGGGGTCGCCGCCCCGGTGACCGGTGACTGGATGCTGCTGGTGGAGCTGACCGGCGACACCGACCAGACCGAGCGGCTGGCGGAGCTGCTGTCGGCGGTGCGCTCCGACGGCGAGCCCGCAGTCGGCGTGGACCCCGCCACCCAGCAGCGACTGTGGCGGGTACGCGAGGCCGTCGCCGACGTCCTCGGTGCGTTCGGGCCGCCGCTGAAATTCGATGTGGCACTGCCGCTGGCCGCCGTCGCCCGGTTCGCGACGGCCGC from Mycolicibacter sp. MU0083 includes:
- a CDS encoding alpha/beta hydrolase translates to MTTREDVSFRSGADTVSAWLYRPDESDPSGAPLLVMAHGLGAVRTMRLDAYAERFAAAGYACLVFDYRNFGDSGGAPRQLLDVNMQLADWGAAVDYAHTLAGIDRNRIGLWGTSFGGGHVIATAARLPVAAVVAQCPFTDGIASARTIPPLTTAKISLLAMRDLAAARLGNPPVMVATAGRPGEVALMSTPDSYPGYLNLVPDGQTLRNEVAARFGMKILAYRPGRQAAKVSCPILFCVCDDDSVAPPGPTLRYAAQAPRGTVKRYPEGHFDIYVGDAFERVVADQLEFLDRNLKTAGT
- a CDS encoding FAD-binding oxidoreductase, with the translated sequence MTDVVGTGHVTDDPDVLAARSVDHTGRYRGRAVALARPGCPEDVAAVLRLCRDAGVHVTVQGGRTSLVAGTVPEHDDVLLSTERLNTVGEVDTVERRVRVGAGATLAAVQDAATRAGLVFGVDLTARDTATVGGMASTNAGGLYTVHYGNMGEQVLGLQVALPDGSLLDRHSMVRADNTGYDLPALFVGAEGTLGVITALDLRLHPRPAHRITAICGFTDLDALVEAARVFRDLDGIGTLELLDTRVAVLTAERLGVAAPVTGDWMLLVELTGDTDQTERLAELLSAVRSDGEPAVGVDPATQQRLWRVREAVADVLGAFGPPLKFDVALPLAAVARFATAATTVVHRHAPDALPVLFGHIGEGNLHFNVLRCAASEEPALYAAMMELIAEHGGNVSSEHGVGSRKRAYLSMSRGPDDIAAMRTLKAAFDPTGYLNAAVLFA